From Alcaligenes faecalis, the proteins below share one genomic window:
- a CDS encoding carbon starvation CstA family protein, with product MKQHLIWVLVAVLGAFALGTVALSRGESINALWIVVAAVCVYLIAYRYYSRFIARKVFELDATRMTPAWRHNDGLDYVPTNKHVLFGHHFAAIAGAGPLVGPVLAAQMGYLPGMLWILAGVVFAGAVQDFTVLFISMRRDGRSLGDLIKSELGTVPGVIALFGAFMIMVIILAVLALIVVKALINSPWGTFTVAATIPLAIFMGIYLRFLRPGRIGEVSVIGLIFLLAAIVYGQDVAAHPSWGPFFTLNGEELTWALIIYGFIAAVLPVWLLLAPRDYLSTFLKIGTIVGLAIGIVIVAPELKMPATTKFIDGTGPVWSGSLFPFLFITIACGAVSGFHALISSGTTPKMIENETQARYIGYGGMLMESFVAIMALVAACVIEPGIYYAMNSPAALIGTTPEQAAQVVSSWGFLITPADLTQMASDVGENSIISRAGGAPTLAVGMAFILHNVIGGPAMMSFWYHFAILFEALFILTAVDAGTRAGRFMLQDLMGTFVPGLRRTESLVANLIATSLCVAAWGYFLYQGVVDPLGGINTLWPLFGIANQMLAAVALVLGTVVLFKMKKDRYAWVTVVPTIWLLICTLVAGFQKMFHPDPKIGFLAHAKVYQQGLAEQTVMAPAKSLEQMQQVIFNDYVNSTLCGLFIFVVLSMVFFGIRCVLKARCSTEPHSAETPYESLPAQAAAGA from the coding sequence ATGAAACAGCATCTGATTTGGGTGCTGGTTGCGGTGCTGGGGGCCTTTGCCCTGGGAACGGTGGCGCTAAGCCGGGGGGAGAGCATCAATGCTCTATGGATCGTAGTCGCCGCAGTCTGCGTCTATTTGATTGCCTATCGTTACTACAGCCGTTTCATTGCTCGTAAGGTCTTTGAGCTGGACGCCACCCGCATGACGCCTGCCTGGCGTCATAACGATGGTCTGGACTATGTACCGACCAATAAGCATGTGCTCTTTGGGCACCACTTCGCGGCGATTGCAGGCGCGGGCCCCTTGGTCGGGCCGGTGCTGGCTGCGCAAATGGGTTATCTGCCCGGTATGCTCTGGATTCTGGCCGGTGTGGTGTTTGCGGGGGCGGTGCAGGACTTTACCGTTTTGTTCATCTCCATGCGCCGCGACGGGCGCTCGCTGGGGGATCTGATCAAGTCCGAACTGGGCACGGTGCCCGGTGTGATTGCGTTGTTTGGCGCCTTCATGATCATGGTTATCATCCTGGCTGTGCTGGCGCTGATTGTGGTCAAGGCCCTGATCAACTCACCGTGGGGCACCTTTACGGTGGCAGCGACGATTCCGCTGGCCATTTTCATGGGGATTTATCTGCGCTTCCTGAGGCCGGGCCGTATTGGCGAGGTCTCGGTGATCGGGCTGATCTTTCTGCTGGCCGCCATTGTCTATGGTCAGGATGTGGCTGCGCACCCAAGCTGGGGGCCGTTCTTCACTTTGAATGGCGAAGAGCTGACCTGGGCGCTGATCATTTACGGCTTTATTGCCGCCGTGCTGCCTGTGTGGTTGTTGCTGGCTCCGCGTGACTATCTGTCCACTTTTCTGAAAATCGGCACCATTGTGGGTCTGGCCATCGGGATTGTGATCGTGGCACCCGAGCTGAAAATGCCAGCGACCACCAAATTCATTGATGGCACAGGGCCGGTCTGGTCCGGCAGCTTGTTCCCCTTCCTGTTCATCACCATTGCTTGCGGTGCCGTGTCCGGTTTCCACGCCTTGATTTCCTCGGGCACCACACCCAAGATGATCGAGAACGAAACCCAGGCACGTTATATCGGTTATGGCGGCATGCTGATGGAATCCTTCGTCGCCATCATGGCGTTGGTCGCCGCCTGCGTGATCGAGCCCGGCATTTACTACGCCATGAACAGCCCGGCCGCCTTGATTGGCACCACGCCTGAACAGGCCGCACAAGTGGTGTCCAGTTGGGGCTTTCTGATTACACCCGCCGATCTGACCCAAATGGCCAGCGACGTGGGCGAAAACAGCATTATTTCCCGTGCCGGTGGCGCACCTACCTTGGCCGTGGGTATGGCCTTCATCTTGCACAACGTCATCGGCGGGCCTGCGATGATGAGCTTCTGGTACCACTTTGCCATTTTGTTTGAAGCGCTGTTCATTCTGACGGCAGTAGATGCCGGTACTCGTGCGGGTCGCTTCATGCTGCAAGACTTGATGGGCACCTTTGTACCAGGCTTGCGGCGTACGGAGTCCCTGGTTGCCAACTTGATTGCCACTTCCTTGTGCGTGGCGGCGTGGGGCTACTTCCTGTATCAGGGCGTGGTCGATCCGCTGGGCGGCATCAATACCTTGTGGCCTTTGTTTGGTATCGCCAACCAGATGCTGGCAGCGGTGGCGTTGGTCCTGGGTACGGTGGTGCTCTTCAAGATGAAGAAAGACCGCTACGCCTGGGTGACCGTGGTTCCCACTATCTGGCTGCTGATTTGCACGCTGGTGGCGGGCTTTCAGAAAATGTTCCACCCCGATCCCAAGATCGGCTTTTTGGCCCATGCCAAGGTGTACCAGCAGGGTCTGGCGGAACAAACCGTCATGGCACCGGCCAAATCACTGGAGCAGATGCAGCAGGTTATTTTTAACGATTACGTGAACTCCACCTTGTGCGGTCTGTTCATTTTCGTGGTCTTGAGCATGGTGTTCTTTGGCATCCGTTGCGTGTTGAAAGCGCGCTGCAGCACAGAGCCGCATTCTGCCGAGACTCCCTACGAGTCATTGCCGGCTCAAGCGGCAGCAGGAGCTTGA
- the ehuD gene encoding ectoine/hydroxyectoine ABC transporter permease subunit EhuD, whose translation MLFGIEWDTSSNGAFALSILPILLKGLWVTIQAAVLGFGVAAILGLILAGLKSVRLRLISWPAYVLTEFLRDTPLLVQLFFLYYVLPDYGIVLPAFLTGALALGVQYSAYLSEVYRAGLESVTHGQTEAARALDISPLRTFMVITLPQAIPRIIPAMGNYLVSIMKDVPVLSVVSVLEVLNVAKIIGDRTFNYIIPLSMVGGLYLLLTLLASAGVRALDQRLPKQGIPLR comes from the coding sequence ATGCTGTTTGGTATTGAATGGGACACCAGCAGCAACGGAGCATTTGCGCTGTCTATCCTGCCTATTCTGCTTAAAGGCTTGTGGGTCACCATACAAGCCGCCGTACTGGGCTTTGGGGTGGCCGCTATCCTGGGACTTATCCTGGCCGGCCTGAAAAGCGTGCGCCTGCGCCTGATTTCCTGGCCCGCCTATGTGCTGACCGAATTCCTGCGCGACACGCCTTTGCTGGTGCAATTGTTTTTCCTGTACTACGTGCTGCCGGACTACGGCATTGTGCTGCCCGCCTTCCTGACCGGCGCACTGGCGCTGGGGGTGCAGTACAGCGCCTATCTGTCCGAGGTCTACCGCGCAGGTCTGGAATCCGTCACCCACGGCCAGACTGAAGCGGCCCGCGCGCTGGATATTTCTCCGCTGCGTACCTTTATGGTCATCACCCTGCCCCAGGCTATCCCACGCATCATCCCGGCCATGGGTAACTACCTGGTGTCCATCATGAAGGACGTGCCCGTACTCTCTGTCGTATCGGTGCTGGAAGTCCTGAACGTGGCCAAGATTATTGGTGACCGCACCTTTAACTACATCATTCCCCTGTCCATGGTGGGCGGCCTGTATCTGCTGCTGACCCTCCTGGCTTCCGCTGGGGTACGAGCGCTGGATCAGCGTTTGCCCAAGCAAGGAATTCCCCTGCGATGA
- the ehuC gene encoding ectoine/hydroxyectoine ABC transporter permease subunit EhuC, with amino-acid sequence MDWLSYSSALMEGAWVTIQLTLYSTVVGAIASFALGIGRLSHSVALRSLSITIIEVFRGTSLLVQLFWLYFALPILGESMGLDWRLDPVVAGTLALGLNIGAYGAEVVRGAIQAVPHSQLEAAKALDFTERQTLWRISLPQAIPEMMPSFGNLAVQNLKDTALVSLISLGDLSFRAEQIRNFTQDSTTIYTLLLLMYFGMALVLTVLMKLLERATGRWRAQRS; translated from the coding sequence ATGGATTGGTTAAGTTACAGCTCGGCCCTGATGGAAGGGGCCTGGGTCACCATACAGCTCACGCTGTATTCAACCGTAGTGGGAGCGATCGCCTCCTTTGCCTTGGGCATAGGCAGGCTGTCCCACTCGGTGGCCCTGCGCTCACTGTCCATCACGATTATTGAAGTTTTTCGCGGCACCTCTTTATTGGTACAGCTGTTCTGGCTGTACTTTGCCCTGCCTATTCTGGGCGAGTCCATGGGTCTGGACTGGCGCCTGGACCCGGTCGTGGCCGGCACCCTGGCCCTGGGCCTGAACATTGGCGCCTATGGTGCGGAAGTAGTACGCGGAGCCATTCAGGCTGTACCGCACTCTCAACTGGAAGCCGCCAAGGCCCTGGACTTTACCGAGCGCCAGACCTTGTGGCGCATCAGCCTGCCCCAGGCCATCCCCGAGATGATGCCCAGCTTCGGGAATCTGGCCGTACAAAATCTGAAAGATACGGCCCTGGTCTCTTTGATCAGCCTGGGGGACTTGAGCTTTAGAGCTGAACAAATACGCAACTTCACCCAGGACAGCACCACTATCTACACCCTGCTCTTGCTGATGTACTTTGGCATGGCACTGGTGCTGACAGTTCTGATGAAATTGCTGGAACGCGCAACCGGCCGCTGGCGCGCGCAAAGGAGCTGA
- the ehuA gene encoding ectoine/hydroxyectoine ABC transporter ATP-binding protein EhuA, translating into MTDTTSPIIQFDNVTKKFGDVTVLDALNFQVEPGEKVTIIGPSGSGKSTVLRILMTLETIDEGVITVAGKPLWHERVDDKLVPASQNHLREMRKEMGMVFQQFNLFPHMTVMRNVTEAPTHVLGLSKEQARERATKYLDLVGLIDHADKFPSQLSGGQQQRVGIARALAMEPNILLFDEPTSALDPELVGEVLGVIQKLSQEQDLTILLVTHEMQFAKEVSDRVCFFDKGVIVESGPPEQVFCNPQEARTQAFLSNFIQAA; encoded by the coding sequence ATGACTGACACAACAAGCCCCATCATTCAATTTGACAATGTCACCAAGAAGTTTGGTGATGTCACCGTCCTGGACGCCTTGAACTTTCAGGTGGAGCCGGGTGAGAAAGTCACTATCATCGGCCCTTCCGGTTCTGGTAAATCCACCGTGCTGCGCATCCTGATGACACTGGAAACCATCGACGAAGGCGTCATTACCGTGGCCGGCAAGCCCCTCTGGCATGAGCGGGTCGATGACAAACTGGTACCCGCCAGCCAGAATCACCTGCGCGAAATGCGCAAGGAAATGGGCATGGTGTTCCAGCAGTTCAACCTGTTTCCGCACATGACGGTGATGCGCAATGTCACCGAAGCGCCTACCCATGTGCTGGGCCTGTCCAAAGAACAGGCACGCGAACGGGCTACCAAATATCTGGATCTGGTGGGCCTGATCGACCATGCCGACAAATTCCCCAGCCAGCTCTCCGGCGGGCAGCAACAACGTGTGGGGATTGCTCGGGCCCTGGCCATGGAACCGAATATTCTGCTATTTGACGAGCCTACCTCGGCCCTGGACCCGGAGCTGGTCGGTGAAGTGCTGGGCGTCATTCAAAAGCTGAGTCAAGAACAGGACCTGACGATTCTGCTGGTGACCCACGAAATGCAATTTGCCAAGGAAGTCTCAGACCGCGTCTGCTTCTTTGATAAAGGCGTGATCGTGGAATCCGGCCCGCCCGAACAAGTATTCTGCAACCCGCAGGAAGCACGAACGCAGGCGTTCTTGAGCAACTTTATTCAAGCGGCCTGA
- a CDS encoding YbdD/YjiX family protein — protein sequence MKGLLTGAISRSAQAGRGTGRYLATTLRLMVGVPDYETYLNHMRVNHPDQKPMEYAEFFRERQQARYGGKGRIACC from the coding sequence ATGAAAGGCTTATTGACAGGAGCCATCTCGCGCAGTGCCCAGGCAGGGCGGGGTACCGGGCGTTATCTGGCCACAACCTTGCGCCTGATGGTGGGCGTGCCTGATTATGAAACCTATCTGAATCATATGCGGGTAAATCACCCCGATCAGAAACCGATGGAGTACGCCGAGTTTTTCCGCGAGCGACAGCAAGCTCGTTATGGCGGAAAAGGGCGGATAGCGTGCTGCTAA
- the aroG gene encoding 3-deoxy-7-phosphoheptulonate synthase AroG has product MVSHNTDDLRIREIKELSPPSHVMREFPCTSAVSTTVHKARRSIHKILHERDDRLVVVVGPCSIHDTEAAMDYARRLTVERKRFAPELEIVMRVYFEKPRTTVGWKGLINDPFMDGSFNINQGLRTARELLLAVNQLDLPAGCEFLDMITPQYIADLVSWGAIGARTTESQVHRELSSGLSCPVGFKNGTDGNIRIALDAIKAASQPHHFLSVTKGGHSAIVSTVGNNDCHVILRGGKTPNYDAENVEATSQAMIKAGMVPRVMVDASHANSNKDYRRQPEVLADVAGQISGGDMRICGVMIESHLVGGRQDVVEGKPLTYGQSITDGCIDWDDTVVVLEKLAEAVRQRRQARVALEEGALSHS; this is encoded by the coding sequence ATCGTGTCGCACAATACTGATGATTTACGGATTCGTGAAATTAAGGAGCTGTCTCCCCCATCCCATGTGATGCGCGAGTTCCCGTGTACCTCTGCTGTCTCGACTACGGTTCACAAGGCACGCCGCAGCATTCACAAAATCCTTCACGAACGGGATGATCGTCTGGTGGTCGTGGTGGGCCCTTGTTCCATTCACGATACTGAAGCCGCAATGGACTACGCCCGCCGTTTGACGGTGGAGCGCAAGCGCTTTGCGCCCGAGCTGGAAATCGTGATGCGTGTGTACTTCGAAAAGCCACGTACCACCGTGGGCTGGAAAGGGCTGATCAACGACCCCTTCATGGATGGCAGCTTCAACATCAATCAGGGCTTGCGTACCGCGCGTGAATTGCTGCTGGCCGTGAACCAGCTGGATTTGCCCGCTGGTTGCGAATTCCTGGACATGATTACTCCCCAGTACATTGCCGATCTGGTTTCCTGGGGCGCCATTGGTGCTCGCACGACAGAGAGCCAGGTTCACCGCGAACTGTCCTCCGGGTTGTCCTGCCCCGTCGGCTTCAAAAATGGCACGGATGGCAATATCCGTATTGCTCTGGACGCGATCAAGGCCGCTTCCCAGCCACACCATTTCCTGTCGGTCACCAAGGGTGGTCACTCCGCCATTGTGTCCACCGTGGGTAATAACGATTGCCACGTGATTCTGCGCGGCGGCAAGACACCGAACTACGATGCTGAAAACGTTGAGGCAACCAGCCAGGCCATGATCAAGGCTGGCATGGTGCCGCGTGTGATGGTCGATGCCAGCCACGCCAACAGCAATAAAGACTACCGCCGTCAGCCCGAAGTGCTGGCCGATGTGGCCGGTCAGATCTCGGGCGGCGATATGCGTATCTGCGGCGTGATGATCGAAAGCCATCTGGTAGGCGGTCGTCAGGACGTGGTGGAAGGCAAGCCTTTGACCTACGGCCAAAGCATTACCGATGGTTGCATCGATTGGGATGACACCGTGGTGGTTCTGGAAAAACTGGCTGAAGCGGTGCGTCAGCGTCGCCAGGCACGAGTCGCTCTTGAAGAGGGGGCACTTAGCCACTCATAA
- the mnmA gene encoding tRNA 2-thiouridine(34) synthase MnmA — MTISTKKGRVVIGMSGGVDSSVSAWLLKEQGYEVVGLFMKNWEDDDDSEFCSSRQDWLDAASVADLVGVEIEAVNFAAEYKDRVFAEFLREYSAGRTPNPDVLCNAEIKFKAFLDHAMTLGADWIATGHYARVRGVPMAGGGTDYQLLKGLDASKDQSYFLHRLNQAQLSRTLFPLGEINKQEVRRIAEELKLPNAAKKDSTGICFIGERPFREFLNRYLPTQPGPIKTPEGQVLGQHVGLAFHTYGQRKGLGIGGVKGKQREDGTADAWYAARKDLATNTLYVVQGHDHPWLLQSELKAEQTSWVAGHPPALGPIHAKTRYRQADAACTILAADGDSLSLHFDQPQWAVTPGQSVVLYDGDRCLGGGIIQ; from the coding sequence ATGACTATTTCCACCAAAAAAGGTCGCGTCGTTATCGGAATGTCCGGCGGCGTGGACTCCTCTGTCTCGGCCTGGCTGCTTAAAGAGCAAGGCTATGAAGTCGTGGGCCTGTTCATGAAGAACTGGGAAGACGACGATGACTCCGAATTTTGCTCCTCGCGCCAGGATTGGCTGGATGCGGCCAGCGTGGCCGATCTGGTCGGGGTCGAGATCGAGGCAGTCAACTTCGCTGCGGAATATAAAGACCGCGTGTTTGCGGAGTTCTTGCGGGAATACTCGGCAGGTCGCACCCCGAATCCCGATGTTCTGTGCAATGCGGAAATCAAGTTCAAGGCTTTTCTGGACCACGCCATGACCTTGGGTGCGGACTGGATTGCCACTGGCCATTACGCCCGTGTGCGTGGCGTGCCCATGGCTGGGGGCGGTACAGACTATCAGCTGTTGAAAGGTCTGGATGCGTCCAAAGACCAAAGCTATTTTCTGCATCGCCTGAACCAGGCGCAGCTGTCGCGCACCTTGTTCCCGTTGGGCGAGATTAACAAGCAGGAAGTGCGCCGTATTGCTGAGGAATTGAAGCTGCCCAACGCGGCTAAAAAAGACTCGACTGGCATTTGCTTTATCGGCGAGCGTCCTTTCCGCGAGTTCCTGAATCGCTATCTGCCTACTCAACCCGGTCCGATCAAGACACCAGAAGGGCAGGTGCTGGGTCAGCACGTGGGCCTGGCTTTCCACACCTATGGTCAGCGCAAGGGTTTGGGCATTGGTGGCGTCAAGGGCAAGCAGCGCGAAGACGGTACTGCCGACGCCTGGTATGCCGCCCGCAAGGATCTGGCCACGAACACGCTGTATGTGGTGCAAGGGCACGATCACCCGTGGCTGCTGCAGTCCGAATTGAAGGCTGAACAGACCAGTTGGGTAGCGGGCCATCCGCCAGCGCTGGGCCCGATTCATGCCAAGACCCGTTATCGCCAGGCCGATGCAGCCTGCACGATCCTGGCTGCCGATGGCGAC
- the ehuB gene encoding ectoine/hydroxyectoine ABC transporter substrate-binding protein EhuB, which produces MMKLQSKPLCALAFALLGTLAAASSAQAVTLEQVKERGVIRVAVANEIPYGYMDMSGKAQGAGPEVAKAILERLGVKKIKWETANFGSLIPGLQAKRFDMVAAEMAILPQRCNTVLFSEPNSSYGEGLLVAKGNPKNIHSYEDFAKTDHKIAIMAGADQLEMMQALGVPDDRMITISNNADAISTVATGRADAYAATGQTASDLASKGGGKVELAAEFKDPIIDGNPVRSWGGFAFAKESEDLRDAVNKELAEFKKTDEWKAILSKHGFTEEDAKHSFEKSTEQLCKA; this is translated from the coding sequence ATGATGAAACTACAATCCAAGCCCCTCTGCGCGCTGGCCTTTGCCCTGCTGGGCACCCTGGCTGCCGCTTCCAGCGCCCAAGCTGTCACGCTGGAACAAGTCAAAGAGCGCGGCGTGATTCGCGTCGCCGTTGCTAATGAAATTCCGTACGGATACATGGACATGTCCGGCAAAGCTCAAGGCGCCGGCCCGGAAGTGGCCAAGGCCATCCTGGAGCGCCTGGGTGTCAAAAAGATCAAATGGGAAACCGCCAATTTCGGCTCCCTGATTCCCGGTCTGCAAGCCAAGCGCTTTGATATGGTGGCCGCTGAAATGGCCATCCTGCCACAACGCTGCAATACCGTGCTGTTCTCCGAGCCCAACAGCTCCTATGGCGAAGGCCTGCTGGTGGCCAAGGGCAATCCCAAGAACATTCACTCTTACGAAGACTTCGCCAAGACCGATCACAAGATTGCCATCATGGCTGGGGCTGATCAGCTGGAAATGATGCAGGCCCTGGGGGTGCCCGATGATCGCATGATCACCATTTCCAACAATGCCGATGCCATCTCCACCGTGGCAACAGGCCGTGCCGATGCCTATGCCGCAACCGGCCAGACAGCCAGTGACCTGGCCTCCAAAGGGGGCGGCAAGGTGGAACTGGCCGCCGAATTCAAGGACCCCATCATTGACGGCAACCCGGTTCGTAGCTGGGGCGGTTTTGCCTTTGCCAAGGAATCCGAAGACCTGCGCGACGCGGTCAACAAGGAACTGGCCGAATTCAAGAAAACCGATGAATGGAAAGCCATCCTGAGCAAACATGGCTTTACCGAAGAAGACGCCAAGCACTCGTTTGAGAAATCCACGGAACAGCTGTGTAAAGCCTGA
- a CDS encoding FAD-binding oxidoreductase yields MNAPGHADLARRPLPEGFVEALQAQFQERCSLSHAVREHHGRDESPYPPMLPDVVVFARSTEEVAWVARHCHEHHVPLIPYGAGSSLEGHFLAIQGGVSLDLSGMDEIVAINAEDFTATVQAGVTRMALNEHIRDTGLFFPIDPGADASLGGMAATRASGTNAVRYGTMRENVLTLKVVTADGRIIDTANRAKKSSAGYDLTRLFIGSEGTLGIITEVTVRLYPQPEAISAAICNFPDLRSAVQSVIEVIQMGIPIARVEFMDTAAVRATNAYSKLTLKESPLLLFEFHGSPSGVQEQAQVVQEITRENGGMDFEWADKAEDRSRLWTARHNAYFAGLQLRPGCRSSTTDVCVPISALAECVAQTAADMDQAPFPYTIVGHVGDGNFHVLMLLDADSQEEWDESERLNHRLVERAIAMQGTCTGEHGVGLHKMEFMLAEHGQDALDVMSSIKQALDPHNIMNPGKMLPPRPLD; encoded by the coding sequence ATGAATGCTCCCGGTCATGCCGATCTAGCGCGGCGCCCTTTACCTGAAGGTTTTGTAGAAGCCTTGCAGGCTCAGTTCCAAGAGCGGTGCTCGCTTTCTCACGCTGTGCGTGAACACCATGGACGGGATGAGTCGCCGTATCCACCCATGCTGCCTGATGTGGTTGTTTTTGCTCGCAGCACAGAAGAAGTAGCCTGGGTGGCACGTCATTGTCATGAGCATCATGTTCCCCTGATCCCTTACGGGGCCGGCTCCTCCCTGGAAGGGCATTTCCTGGCAATTCAAGGTGGCGTCAGCCTGGACTTGTCCGGCATGGATGAGATCGTGGCGATTAATGCCGAAGACTTCACCGCCACAGTGCAAGCTGGCGTGACACGCATGGCCTTGAACGAGCATATCCGTGATACGGGCTTGTTCTTCCCCATCGATCCCGGTGCGGATGCCAGCCTGGGCGGGATGGCTGCAACCCGTGCCTCCGGTACCAATGCCGTGCGTTACGGCACCATGCGTGAAAACGTCCTGACCCTGAAGGTCGTCACGGCAGACGGCCGCATTATCGATACGGCTAACCGAGCCAAGAAATCCTCCGCCGGGTACGACCTGACCCGCTTGTTCATCGGTAGCGAAGGCACGCTGGGCATCATCACCGAAGTGACGGTGCGTCTGTACCCGCAACCCGAAGCCATTTCTGCCGCCATCTGTAATTTCCCCGATCTGCGCTCTGCCGTGCAAAGCGTGATCGAGGTCATTCAAATGGGTATTCCGATTGCGCGCGTTGAGTTCATGGATACGGCCGCCGTACGTGCCACCAATGCCTACAGCAAGCTGACGCTGAAAGAATCGCCCCTGTTGCTGTTTGAATTCCACGGCAGCCCCAGCGGTGTGCAGGAACAGGCTCAGGTGGTTCAGGAAATTACCCGTGAAAACGGTGGCATGGACTTTGAATGGGCTGACAAGGCCGAGGATCGTTCCCGCTTGTGGACGGCCCGACACAACGCCTATTTTGCCGGTTTGCAACTGCGTCCCGGCTGTCGTTCCAGCACCACGGACGTTTGTGTGCCTATCTCCGCGTTGGCAGAGTGTGTGGCGCAAACCGCGGCCGATATGGATCAGGCTCCGTTCCCGTACACCATCGTGGGTCACGTGGGTGATGGCAACTTCCACGTTCTGATGCTGCTGGATGCCGATAGCCAGGAAGAGTGGGACGAGTCCGAGCGCTTGAACCATCGTCTGGTAGAGCGTGCCATTGCCATGCAAGGTACATGTACCGGCGAGCACGGTGTGGGCTTGCACAAGATGGAGTTCATGTTGGCCGAGCACGGTCAGGATGCACTGGATGTGATGAGCAGCATCAAGCAGGCGCTGGACCCTCACAACATCATGAACCCTGGCAAGATGTTGCCCCCGCGTCCTCTGGACTGA